The following are encoded in a window of Salinibacter ruber DSM 13855 genomic DNA:
- the rplC gene encoding 50S ribosomal protein L3 gives MSSGLIGKKVGMTSVFDDEGNNVACTVVEAGPNVVTQVKSEGRDGYSAVQLGFDNVKEKNVTQAMLGHFEKAGCPPKRMLSEFRDFGDDVDLGDVVRVQDLFQEDERIDVVGVSKGKGFQGVVKRHGFSGVGMMTHGQSDRQRHPGSIGASADPSRVFKGVRMAGQTGGERTKIQNLRVVRILADQNAILIHGSVPGPKSEYVELHKK, from the coding sequence ATGAGTAGCGGACTGATTGGAAAGAAAGTCGGAATGACCAGCGTCTTCGACGACGAGGGCAACAACGTGGCCTGCACGGTCGTGGAGGCGGGGCCCAACGTCGTGACGCAGGTGAAGTCGGAGGGCCGTGACGGCTACAGCGCGGTGCAGCTTGGCTTCGACAACGTGAAGGAGAAAAACGTGACGCAGGCCATGCTGGGCCACTTCGAGAAGGCCGGGTGCCCGCCCAAGCGCATGCTCTCCGAGTTCCGCGACTTCGGCGACGATGTAGACCTCGGCGATGTCGTGCGCGTTCAGGACCTCTTCCAGGAGGACGAGCGAATCGACGTGGTCGGCGTGTCGAAAGGAAAAGGCTTTCAGGGCGTGGTGAAGCGCCACGGCTTCAGTGGCGTCGGCATGATGACCCACGGCCAGTCCGATCGCCAGCGGCACCCCGGATCGATTGGCGCGTCGGCGGACCCGTCGCGCGTCTTCAAGGGCGTCCGCATGGCGGGCCAGACCGGCGGCGAGCGCACCAAGATTCAGAACCTCCGCGTGGTCCGAATCCTTGCGGATCAGAACGCCATTCTTATCCACGGCTCCGTGCCGGGGCCGAAGAGCGAATACGTAGAGCTGCACAAGAAATAG
- the rplD gene encoding 50S ribosomal protein L4: protein MDVEIYQEDGVESGETAALDPTVFDIEPNDHIIWLDVKRIQAHQRQGTSKTKERGEVRGSGRKLYRQKGTGNARVGDAQSPIRRGGGRAHGARPRDYAHDLNQKEKRLARRSALSYKAANDNIQVIENFSLDRPDTRGLTDLFELLGVEGQDILLATAEVEREVYLSSQNLPDVNVQEVQSINTVDILDADVVLLQEGALDWLTDVLSTDEAVPA from the coding sequence ATGGACGTTGAGATCTACCAAGAAGACGGGGTAGAGTCGGGGGAAACCGCCGCGCTCGACCCGACGGTCTTCGACATTGAGCCGAACGACCACATCATTTGGCTGGACGTGAAGCGCATTCAGGCCCATCAGCGACAGGGCACGAGCAAGACCAAGGAGCGCGGCGAGGTGCGGGGGTCTGGCCGGAAGCTCTATCGCCAGAAGGGAACCGGAAACGCTCGGGTCGGCGACGCCCAGTCGCCCATCCGTCGGGGCGGAGGACGGGCCCATGGGGCGCGGCCTCGCGACTACGCCCACGACCTCAACCAGAAGGAGAAGCGCCTGGCCCGGCGATCCGCCCTTTCGTACAAGGCCGCGAACGACAACATCCAGGTGATCGAGAACTTCTCGCTGGACCGGCCCGACACCCGAGGGCTCACGGACCTCTTCGAGCTCCTGGGCGTGGAGGGGCAGGACATCCTGCTCGCAACCGCCGAGGTGGAGCGTGAGGTCTACCTGAGCTCTCAGAACCTCCCGGACGTGAACGTGCAGGAGGTCCAAAGCATCAACACGGTCGACATCCTGGACGCCGACGTCGTTCTGCTCCAGGAGGGCGCGCTCGACTGGCTCACGGACGTCCTTTCAACCGACGAGGCCGTGCCGGCGTAG
- the rplW gene encoding 50S ribosomal protein L23 has translation MSKRVLIRPYVTEKTTQQMQEGKYSFMCGLDATKTEIRRAVEHRYDGVEVEDVRTQVVPGKRRRQFRDGNMIEGRTSGFKKAIVDLDPDGEQIDFFEGI, from the coding sequence ATGAGCAAACGCGTACTGATTCGCCCCTACGTGACCGAAAAGACCACCCAGCAGATGCAGGAGGGCAAGTACTCCTTCATGTGCGGGCTCGACGCCACGAAGACCGAAATTCGGAGGGCGGTGGAACACCGCTACGATGGCGTTGAGGTCGAGGACGTCCGGACCCAGGTCGTCCCGGGGAAGCGTCGTCGCCAGTTCCGTGACGGAAACATGATTGAGGGCCGGACCTCCGGCTTCAAGAAGGCCATCGTGGACCTGGACCCGGACGGAGAACAGATTGACTTCTTCGAGGGCATTTAG
- the rplB gene encoding 50S ribosomal protein L2 produces the protein MSIKKRKPTINSQRQYSVDDKEDITTTDPERSLLEPLPNSGGRNNQGRMTMRYRGGGHKRRYRKIDFKRRDKDGIPATVKTIEYDPNRSARISLLAYADGEKRYIITPDGLEVGDTVMNGPQAQAEVGNCLPLTSIPLGTKVHCVEMTPEKGAQMVRAAGTHAQLTAREGDYATLELPSGETRLVPSKCRATVGTTSNVEHENVVLGKAGRKRWLGRRPRTRGVAMNPIDHPMGGGEGLKSGGHPRSREGVPAKGYKTRKRNKESNKYIIRRRTESKQGTGGQ, from the coding sequence ATGTCGATTAAAAAGCGAAAGCCGACCATAAACAGCCAGCGCCAGTACTCGGTGGACGACAAGGAGGACATCACCACCACCGATCCGGAGCGCAGTCTGCTGGAGCCCCTCCCGAACAGTGGGGGCCGCAACAACCAGGGCCGCATGACGATGCGCTACCGGGGGGGCGGCCACAAGCGCCGCTACCGCAAGATTGACTTCAAGCGGCGCGACAAAGACGGCATCCCGGCCACGGTGAAGACGATTGAGTACGACCCGAACCGTTCGGCCCGCATTTCGCTGCTCGCCTACGCCGACGGGGAGAAGCGGTACATCATCACCCCCGACGGGCTGGAGGTGGGGGATACGGTGATGAACGGCCCTCAGGCACAGGCCGAGGTGGGCAATTGCCTTCCGCTGACCAGCATTCCGCTGGGAACGAAGGTTCACTGCGTCGAGATGACGCCGGAGAAGGGGGCCCAGATGGTCCGCGCCGCGGGCACGCACGCTCAGCTTACCGCCCGCGAAGGCGACTACGCGACGCTTGAACTTCCGAGCGGAGAGACGCGCCTCGTGCCCTCGAAGTGCCGGGCGACCGTCGGCACGACCAGCAACGTCGAGCACGAGAACGTGGTGCTCGGCAAGGCCGGACGGAAGCGATGGCTCGGTCGCCGGCCCCGCACCCGCGGCGTGGCGATGAACCCGATCGACCACCCCATGGGCGGCGGTGAGGGCCTGAAGTCCGGCGGCCATCCCCGGTCCCGAGAGGGCGTGCCGGCGAAGGGGTACAAGACCCGCAAGCGCAACAAGGAATCAAACAAGTACATCATCCGGCGCCGCACGGAGTCGAAACAAGGAACCGGGGGCCAGTAA
- the rpsS gene encoding 30S ribosomal protein S19, whose amino-acid sequence MPRSLRKGPYVYYKLQRKVDALNESDEKKVIKTWSRDSIITPDFVGHTFAVHNGHQFIPVYVTENMVGHKLGEFAPTRTFTEHSQAKVDQRIRKPGQ is encoded by the coding sequence ATGCCTCGCTCTCTACGCAAAGGCCCGTACGTATACTACAAGCTGCAGCGCAAGGTCGACGCGCTCAACGAGTCCGACGAAAAGAAGGTCATCAAGACCTGGAGCCGCGACTCGATTATTACGCCGGACTTCGTCGGCCACACGTTTGCCGTTCACAACGGACACCAGTTCATCCCGGTGTACGTGACGGAGAACATGGTGGGGCACAAGCTCGGCGAGTTCGCCCCGACGCGCACATTCACGGAGCACTCGCAGGCAAAGGTGGACCAACGGATCCGCAAGCCGGGCCAGTAG
- the rplV gene encoding 50S ribosomal protein L22, with protein sequence MQARAVRRHIRSSPLKMRRVINLVRDRSVPEAVAILDYMPQKVTGVVEKTIRSAVYNLMDQHDERFDEGALKLKEIRADEGPTFQRHQARARGRAAPIRKRTTHLKVVVAVEEEAPEEAAA encoded by the coding sequence ATGCAAGCACGAGCCGTCCGCAGGCACATTCGGAGCTCTCCCCTCAAGATGCGTCGCGTCATCAATCTGGTGCGCGATCGGAGTGTGCCCGAGGCCGTTGCGATTCTGGACTACATGCCGCAGAAGGTGACCGGCGTCGTGGAGAAGACGATCCGCTCCGCCGTCTACAACCTGATGGACCAGCACGACGAGCGCTTCGACGAAGGGGCCTTGAAGCTGAAGGAGATTCGGGCCGACGAGGGCCCGACGTTCCAGCGCCATCAGGCGCGTGCCCGAGGCCGTGCGGCGCCCATTCGCAAGCGCACGACCCACCTGAAGGTGGTCGTGGCGGTCGAGGAGGAGGCCCCCGAAGAGGCGGCCGCGTAG
- the rpsC gene encoding 30S ribosomal protein S3, producing the protein MGQKTHPIGFRLGAIRGWDSNWYSETNFQDKLVEDEELRRYLHTRLKRAGLSRAVIERTPERVILTLHTSRPGVVIGRGGSEVEKLKGELETLTGKDIQINISEIKRPELDATLVAKNIVQQLEGRISFRRAMKQAMQAAMRMGAEGVRIRAAGRLGGAEMGRTEEYMEGRVPLHTIRADIDFAQETALTIYGTIGVKVWIHRGEILGKPDLSPNVQAQQRKMKESPQQRRQRRGG; encoded by the coding sequence GTGGGCCAGAAAACACACCCCATAGGCTTTCGCCTCGGCGCCATCCGTGGTTGGGACTCCAACTGGTACTCCGAGACCAACTTCCAGGACAAACTCGTCGAGGACGAGGAACTGCGCCGCTACCTGCACACGCGCCTCAAGCGCGCCGGCCTGAGCCGGGCCGTGATTGAGCGCACGCCGGAACGGGTCATCCTGACCCTCCACACGAGCCGTCCGGGCGTTGTGATTGGCCGGGGCGGGTCCGAGGTTGAGAAGCTGAAGGGGGAGCTCGAGACCCTTACGGGCAAGGACATTCAGATCAACATCAGCGAGATCAAGCGTCCGGAGCTCGACGCCACGCTCGTGGCGAAAAACATCGTGCAGCAGCTGGAGGGACGAATCTCCTTCCGGCGGGCCATGAAGCAGGCCATGCAGGCCGCCATGCGCATGGGGGCCGAAGGGGTGCGCATCCGTGCCGCCGGGCGTCTGGGCGGGGCCGAGATGGGGCGCACCGAGGAGTACATGGAGGGCCGGGTGCCGCTCCACACGATTCGTGCGGACATTGACTTCGCCCAGGAGACCGCCCTTACAATCTACGGCACAATCGGCGTCAAGGTCTGGATCCACCGCGGTGAGATCCTCGGCAAGCCGGACCTGAGCCCGAACGTGCAGGCGCAACAGCGCAAGATGAAGGAGTCGCCCCAGCAGCGTCGCCAGCGCCGCGGGGGCTGA
- the rplP gene encoding 50S ribosomal protein L16: MLEPKDTKHRKVQRNQGLKRNKYAVKGTRLSFGDYGLKSLEEGEVNSRQLEAARVAINRYLKRDGKVWIRVFPDKPKTKTPAETRMGKGKGEPEHFVAPVQPGNVIFEVGGGADEESAREALRLGKHKLPLKTKFVVRPGSRAEE; encoded by the coding sequence ATGCTTGAGCCCAAAGACACAAAACACCGCAAGGTCCAGCGCAATCAGGGCCTGAAGCGGAACAAGTACGCCGTGAAAGGCACCCGTCTCAGCTTTGGCGACTACGGCCTGAAGTCCCTCGAGGAGGGCGAGGTCAACAGCCGTCAACTTGAGGCGGCCCGGGTGGCGATCAACCGCTACCTGAAGCGGGACGGAAAGGTGTGGATCCGCGTGTTTCCGGACAAGCCCAAGACCAAGACCCCGGCAGAGACGCGGATGGGGAAGGGCAAGGGGGAGCCCGAGCACTTCGTCGCGCCGGTGCAGCCGGGCAACGTCATCTTTGAGGTGGGCGGCGGTGCCGACGAGGAGTCGGCACGAGAGGCCCTGCGCCTGGGCAAGCACAAGCTGCCGCTCAAAACAAAATTTGTGGTCCGTCCAGGCTCACGGGCCGAGGAGTAG
- the rpmC gene encoding 50S ribosomal protein L29 encodes MDADQIRDLSIAEIETRIDEEEEELEELQFQHAIRGRLENPMLLRTKRRLIARLKTIRNEKQAVEEEPA; translated from the coding sequence ATGGATGCCGACCAGATTCGAGACCTCAGCATCGCGGAAATTGAGACGCGGATTGACGAGGAGGAGGAAGAGCTGGAAGAGCTTCAATTCCAGCACGCCATTCGGGGACGCCTAGAGAACCCGATGCTCCTTCGGACCAAGCGTCGTCTCATCGCCCGCCTGAAAACGATTCGCAACGAGAAGCAGGCCGTCGAGGAGGAGCCCGCGTAG
- the rpsQ gene encoding 30S ribosomal protein S17: MEQTEEHTDTHTDEQDEAVDRNDRKERIGVVESAKMDKTITVSVRRQMKHPMYGKYLERSSTFMAHDEGDEANEGDTVRIMETRPISKNKRWRLVEIIERAK; the protein is encoded by the coding sequence ATGGAGCAGACTGAAGAGCATACCGACACGCACACGGACGAGCAGGACGAAGCCGTCGACCGCAACGACCGCAAGGAACGCATTGGGGTCGTCGAGTCGGCCAAGATGGACAAGACCATTACCGTGTCCGTCCGTCGCCAGATGAAGCATCCGATGTACGGGAAGTACCTGGAACGGTCCTCCACGTTCATGGCCCACGACGAAGGCGACGAGGCCAACGAAGGGGACACGGTCCGGATTATGGAGACGCGCCCCATTAGCAAGAACAAGCGATGGCGACTTGTTGAGATCATTGAGCGGGCCAAGTAA
- the rplN gene encoding 50S ribosomal protein L14 produces the protein MIQQETRLNVADNSGAKEAQCIRVLGSSGRRYAGIGDQIVVSVKSAIPSGEINKGDVSRAVVVRTAKETRREDGTYIRFDENAAVLINQEEEPVGTRVFGPVAREVREKQFMRIVSLAPEVL, from the coding sequence ATGATTCAACAAGAGACGCGACTCAATGTGGCCGACAACAGCGGGGCCAAGGAAGCCCAATGCATCCGTGTGCTCGGCAGTAGTGGACGCCGCTACGCCGGCATCGGGGATCAGATTGTGGTTTCCGTCAAGTCGGCCATTCCGAGCGGAGAGATCAACAAGGGCGACGTGAGCCGGGCCGTCGTGGTACGGACCGCCAAGGAGACGCGCCGCGAGGACGGCACCTACATCCGCTTCGACGAGAATGCGGCCGTGCTCATCAACCAGGAGGAGGAGCCGGTCGGGACACGCGTCTTTGGGCCTGTGGCGCGGGAGGTCCGCGAGAAGCAGTTCATGCGCATCGTATCCCTTGCCCCCGAGGTGCTGTAG
- the rplX gene encoding 50S ribosomal protein L24 — protein sequence MAQNKLHVKQGDMVMLNKTITSAKSAGEDREAGYVGKVLKVFPDEQRVIVEGVNVRVFHEKPSRSNREGGRTEREAPIHVSNVNPIDSNGESTRIGRKKVEDPDTGRSRWVRYAKTTGEELDD from the coding sequence ATGGCTCAGAACAAGTTACACGTTAAGCAGGGCGACATGGTTATGCTCAACAAGACCATTACGTCCGCCAAATCCGCCGGCGAGGACCGAGAGGCCGGGTATGTGGGAAAGGTCTTGAAGGTGTTTCCCGACGAGCAGCGCGTGATTGTGGAGGGCGTTAACGTGCGCGTCTTCCACGAGAAGCCGAGCCGCTCCAACCGGGAGGGGGGACGAACCGAGCGGGAGGCGCCCATTCACGTTTCCAACGTCAACCCGATTGACAGCAACGGCGAGTCCACGCGGATTGGGCGAAAGAAGGTGGAGGATCCGGACACCGGCCGATCCCGCTGGGTGCGGTACGCCAAGACGACCGGGGAGGAACTCGACGACTAG
- the rplE gene encoding 50S ribosomal protein L5, translated as MADVPRLQKQYQDEVRPSLTDQFGYENPMEVPRLEKICVNRGVGEVSENQKALDQAVEEMRKITGQHPTIRRAKRSIASFDVREGMPVGVKVTLREARMYEFFDRLVTLALPNIRDFRGVPDRSFDGRGNYTLGIDEQIIFPEIDVDNVDRIDGMDITFVTDAETDEESYALLKGLGMPFVRRGDEEPAEA; from the coding sequence ATGGCCGACGTTCCGCGACTTCAGAAGCAATACCAGGACGAGGTTCGTCCCTCGCTGACGGACCAGTTTGGGTACGAGAACCCGATGGAGGTGCCCCGTCTCGAGAAAATCTGCGTCAACCGAGGGGTCGGGGAGGTGTCGGAGAACCAGAAGGCCCTCGACCAGGCCGTGGAGGAGATGCGGAAAATCACGGGCCAGCACCCGACCATTCGGCGCGCGAAGCGAAGCATCGCGAGCTTCGACGTGCGGGAGGGCATGCCCGTCGGCGTGAAGGTGACCCTCCGGGAGGCCCGGATGTACGAGTTTTTCGACCGGCTCGTCACGCTCGCCCTGCCCAACATTCGAGACTTCAGGGGCGTGCCCGACCGCAGCTTCGACGGCCGCGGCAACTACACGCTCGGCATCGACGAGCAGATCATCTTCCCCGAGATCGACGTGGACAACGTCGACCGCATTGACGGCATGGACATCACGTTTGTGACCGACGCGGAAACCGACGAGGAGTCCTACGCCCTCCTCAAGGGGCTGGGCATGCCGTTCGTCCGGCGTGGAGACGAAGAGCCAGCCGAGGCGTAG
- the rpsN gene encoding 30S ribosomal protein S14: MAKKSWIAREEKRERLYEKHKEERRRLKEEEKWVELQKLPRDSSPVRQNNRCELCGRQRGYLRKFGVCRICFRELALEGKIPGIRKASW; this comes from the coding sequence ATGGCCAAGAAAAGCTGGATTGCCCGTGAAGAGAAGCGGGAGCGACTCTACGAGAAACACAAGGAGGAGCGGCGGCGGCTCAAAGAGGAGGAAAAGTGGGTCGAGCTGCAGAAGCTTCCCCGAGACTCCAGTCCCGTTCGCCAGAACAACCGGTGCGAGCTGTGCGGCCGGCAGCGCGGGTATCTCCGCAAGTTTGGCGTCTGCCGAATCTGCTTCCGCGAGCTTGCCCTTGAAGGCAAGATTCCGGGCATCCGGAAAGCCAGCTGGTAG
- the rpsH gene encoding 30S ribosomal protein S8, protein MSGISDPVSNYMAQLRNAQEAEQTYVDIPASKLKRAMTQILLEKGYIKNFVNIDDEKQGLLRVYLKYDEYDQPAIRMLERVSRPGRREYADSDNLPEVKNGLGIVILSTSRGVMSDKEARRFGVGGEVLAKVF, encoded by the coding sequence ATGAGTGGTATTTCCGACCCCGTCTCGAACTACATGGCTCAACTCCGCAATGCGCAGGAGGCGGAGCAGACCTATGTGGACATCCCCGCCTCTAAGCTGAAGCGGGCCATGACCCAGATTCTCCTCGAAAAGGGGTACATCAAGAACTTCGTCAACATCGACGATGAGAAGCAGGGCCTCCTCCGGGTCTACCTGAAGTACGACGAGTACGACCAGCCGGCCATCCGGATGCTGGAGCGGGTCTCGCGTCCGGGACGCCGTGAATATGCGGACTCGGACAACCTGCCGGAAGTGAAAAACGGCCTCGGCATTGTCATTTTGTCGACGTCCCGGGGCGTGATGAGCGACAAGGAAGCCCGCCGGTTTGGGGTGGGCGGCGAAGTGCTGGCCAAGGTCTTTTAA
- the rplF gene encoding 50S ribosomal protein L6 has product MARIGDNPIPFGDEVTVSVDDHNVVTIEGPKGTLTEQIDPEMTLDIADDHVVVRRPTNQKRHRSLHGLSRSLIVNMVEGVTEGYKKELKIIGVGYRAQMSDETLEIALGYSHPIYFLPPSDVAVSVDSDRGQDDIIIVEGIDKELVGQVAAKIRSLRPPEPYKGKGVRYVDEHVPLKAGKTAAR; this is encoded by the coding sequence ATGGCTCGAATAGGAGACAACCCGATCCCGTTCGGTGACGAGGTCACCGTGTCGGTCGACGATCACAACGTAGTGACGATCGAAGGGCCGAAGGGGACCCTCACGGAGCAGATTGACCCGGAGATGACCCTAGACATTGCCGACGACCACGTGGTCGTCCGGCGCCCGACCAACCAGAAGCGGCACCGCTCGCTGCACGGCCTCAGCCGGTCCCTCATCGTAAACATGGTCGAGGGGGTTACGGAGGGCTACAAGAAAGAGCTGAAGATTATTGGGGTTGGCTACCGGGCCCAGATGTCCGACGAGACCCTCGAGATCGCCCTCGGCTATTCGCACCCGATCTACTTCCTGCCGCCGAGTGATGTCGCGGTGTCGGTGGATTCGGATCGGGGCCAGGACGACATCATCATCGTGGAGGGCATCGACAAGGAGTTGGTGGGACAGGTTGCGGCGAAAATTCGCAGCCTCCGTCCCCCGGAGCCGTACAAAGGAAAAGGGGTGCGGTACGTGGACGAGCACGTGCCCCTCAAGGCCGGCAAGACGGCGGCTCGCTAG
- the rplR gene encoding 50S ribosomal protein L18, with amino-acid sequence MPKGKKEKVERRQRIHDSIRESMFGTSVRPRLSVYRSNEHIYAQLVDDMEGHTLTSASTLADDVEGETPTEESRSVGELLAERAEDAGIDKAVFDRGGYKYQGRVRALAEGARDGGLQL; translated from the coding sequence ATGCCAAAGGGTAAAAAAGAAAAGGTCGAACGCCGACAGCGAATTCACGACAGCATTCGGGAGTCCATGTTTGGGACCTCGGTGCGTCCCCGCCTGTCGGTATACCGGTCCAATGAGCACATCTACGCCCAGCTGGTTGACGACATGGAGGGGCATACGCTCACCTCCGCGTCGACCCTGGCGGACGACGTAGAGGGGGAGACCCCGACGGAGGAAAGCCGGTCGGTGGGCGAACTGCTCGCCGAGCGGGCCGAAGATGCAGGCATCGACAAGGCGGTCTTCGACCGAGGGGGGTACAAGTATCAGGGACGCGTTCGGGCCTTGGCGGAGGGCGCCCGTGACGGCGGCCTTCAGCTGTAG
- the rpsE gene encoding 30S ribosomal protein S5 yields the protein MADRKEQKRVNAEKRQENWVDRLVSVNRVSKVVKGGRRFSFNTVVVVGNEDGLVGTGLGKANEVSSAISKGADDAKKNVIRVPMRDGTIPHKVVGKQDAGKVLLKPASPGTGVIAGGGVRAVLECAGYRNVLTKSLGTSNPHNQVKATINALAETEDALEVARRRDIPLEKVFNG from the coding sequence ATGGCGGATCGAAAAGAACAGAAGCGCGTCAACGCCGAGAAGCGGCAGGAAAACTGGGTGGACCGACTCGTGTCGGTCAACCGGGTCTCGAAGGTCGTGAAGGGCGGGCGTCGATTTTCCTTCAACACCGTCGTGGTCGTCGGCAACGAGGACGGCCTCGTCGGCACGGGCCTGGGCAAGGCCAACGAGGTCTCAAGTGCCATTTCGAAGGGGGCGGACGACGCAAAGAAAAATGTCATCCGCGTCCCGATGCGCGACGGCACGATTCCCCACAAGGTGGTGGGGAAGCAGGACGCCGGCAAGGTCCTCCTGAAGCCGGCCTCGCCGGGAACCGGAGTGATCGCGGGCGGAGGCGTCCGGGCCGTGCTTGAGTGTGCCGGGTACCGAAACGTGCTTACGAAATCGCTCGGCACGTCCAACCCGCACAACCAGGTCAAGGCGACGATCAACGCCCTCGCGGAGACCGAGGATGCCCTGGAGGTGGCCCGACGCCGGGACATCCCCCTCGAGAAGGTGTTCAACGGGTAG
- the rplO gene encoding 50S ribosomal protein L15, producing the protein MDLSNLKPAEGATQAGQRLGRGEGSGRGGHSSTRGTKGQSSRSGSGTRPIWFEGGQTPLFQRVPKHGFNNAPFRTDYAIANVKRLQRLLDEEVLDEDEPVTPEVLADLGVVRTANRVKILGDGDLFDALEVKAHAFSESARQKIKQAGGSVTVVDQ; encoded by the coding sequence ATGGATTTGAGTAATCTGAAGCCGGCAGAAGGGGCGACCCAAGCGGGACAGCGCCTCGGACGAGGCGAGGGCTCCGGGCGGGGCGGCCACAGCTCGACCCGCGGAACGAAGGGACAGAGCAGCCGATCGGGGTCAGGGACGCGCCCGATCTGGTTTGAGGGGGGACAGACGCCGCTCTTTCAGCGGGTTCCGAAGCACGGGTTCAACAACGCCCCTTTTCGCACCGACTACGCCATTGCGAACGTCAAGCGCCTGCAACGGCTGTTGGACGAGGAGGTCCTGGACGAGGACGAGCCCGTCACGCCGGAGGTGCTCGCGGACCTTGGAGTGGTCCGAACCGCCAACCGGGTCAAGATTCTGGGCGACGGCGATCTGTTCGACGCGCTTGAGGTCAAGGCGCACGCCTTCAGCGAATCGGCCCGACAAAAGATCAAGCAGGCGGGCGGTTCAGTAACGGTTGTCGACCAGTGA
- the secY gene encoding preprotein translocase subunit SecY, which yields MAGFAESIRNIWSVQELRERILYTLGILLIYRLGTHVTLPGVDAAALAQVRAQEGGGGLFGFLDMFVGGAFKQAGIFALGIMPYITASIIIQLMGAVVPYFQKLQREGEEGRRRITQLTRYGTIGITALQSIGYSINLLAGATGRAVVINSTLFTITTVVVLTSGTAFVMWLGERISEDGIGNGISLIITIGIIAFLPQALYNEIGLIGDNFFILLVEIGVWVLVAGAVVLVSQGMRRIPVQYAKRVVGKKVQGGTTQYLPLRVNAAGVMPIIFAQSIMFIPSTIASFFPNNATMQRVGGWFSDISSMSYSAVFFVVVVFFTYFYTAITVNPQEMADTMKRQGGFIPGIRPGKQTSEFIDTVLTRITLPGSIFLGLVAIFPAFAMQAGVSQGFAMFYGGTSLLILVQVTLDTLQQIESHLLMRHYDGFMKSGKMRSPRQGGGL from the coding sequence ATGGCTGGCTTTGCCGAAAGCATCCGCAACATCTGGAGTGTACAGGAGCTCCGGGAGCGCATTCTGTACACGCTCGGCATCCTCCTCATCTACCGGCTGGGCACGCATGTGACCCTCCCCGGGGTGGATGCGGCCGCCCTCGCGCAGGTGCGGGCCCAGGAAGGAGGCGGGGGCCTCTTCGGCTTCCTCGATATGTTCGTCGGGGGCGCGTTCAAGCAGGCTGGCATTTTTGCGTTGGGCATCATGCCCTACATCACGGCGTCCATCATCATTCAGTTGATGGGGGCCGTCGTCCCGTACTTCCAAAAGCTACAGCGGGAGGGCGAAGAGGGACGACGACGGATTACGCAGCTCACCCGATACGGGACGATCGGCATCACGGCATTGCAGTCGATCGGATACTCGATCAACCTCTTGGCGGGGGCCACCGGGCGGGCCGTTGTGATCAACTCGACCCTGTTCACCATCACGACGGTCGTGGTGTTGACCAGTGGGACGGCGTTCGTGATGTGGCTCGGGGAGCGCATCAGCGAGGACGGCATCGGGAACGGCATCTCGTTGATCATCACGATTGGCATCATCGCGTTCCTGCCTCAGGCTCTCTACAACGAAATCGGCCTGATCGGCGACAACTTCTTCATCCTGCTCGTTGAGATCGGGGTCTGGGTGCTCGTGGCGGGGGCGGTGGTCCTGGTGTCTCAGGGCATGCGCCGGATACCGGTGCAGTATGCCAAGCGCGTGGTGGGGAAGAAGGTGCAGGGCGGAACGACCCAGTACCTTCCCCTCCGGGTGAATGCGGCGGGCGTGATGCCGATCATCTTCGCGCAGTCGATCATGTTCATCCCGTCAACGATCGCGTCGTTCTTCCCGAACAATGCGACGATGCAGCGGGTCGGCGGCTGGTTCTCGGACATTAGCAGCATGAGCTACTCGGCGGTTTTCTTCGTGGTGGTCGTGTTCTTCACGTACTTCTACACCGCGATCACGGTGAACCCGCAGGAGATGGCCGACACCATGAAGCGGCAGGGCGGGTTTATTCCGGGCATCCGGCCCGGCAAGCAGACCAGTGAGTTTATCGACACCGTTCTGACGCGGATCACGTTGCCGGGCTCTATATTCCTTGGCCTCGTGGCCATTTTCCCGGCCTTTGCGATGCAGGCGGGGGTATCGCAAGGATTCGCGATGTTCTACGGGGGAACGAGTTTGCTCATTCTCGTGCAGGTGACCCTCGATACCCTGCAACAGATCGAAAGCCATCTGCTCATGCGCCACTACGACGGCTTTATGAAGAGTGGCAAGATGCGCAGCCCCCGGCAGGGCGGGGGCCTCTAG